In Spirosoma aureum, a single genomic region encodes these proteins:
- a CDS encoding polysaccharide pyruvyl transferase family protein: protein MNKKVLIAGWFSFELGHPTAGDILALNVTCEWVEQAGYSYDIAFDLPFEGGVNWRLVEASTYSHVVFVCGPFEQSQYEADFLNRFNTCRLIGLNLSMLVPLEKWNPFDLLLERNSSLTVRPDIVFLSQEPQVPVVGICLVEPYPGALDSVANEAINRLVNSRQMAVVYIDTRLDSNNTHLRSSAEVESLIARVDVLLTTRLHGTVLALKNNVPVLAIDPEAGGAKIVAQAEKIGWPIVFKADELDDQVLANAFNYCLTDQARRKVQECRDNSMVMAKEIQNEFISELTHPIELEIKFQNRLANPVANKWMSDLSASSRIKPNWVNKLKKNSKKLVKTISYLTLPIPIYNYLLSRKR, encoded by the coding sequence ATGAATAAAAAAGTGCTAATTGCGGGCTGGTTTAGTTTTGAACTAGGACATCCTACTGCTGGAGACATCCTGGCATTAAACGTTACCTGCGAATGGGTAGAACAAGCTGGTTATAGTTATGATATTGCTTTCGACCTTCCTTTTGAAGGCGGTGTTAACTGGCGATTGGTTGAAGCGTCAACTTATTCGCACGTCGTATTTGTATGCGGCCCCTTCGAGCAAAGTCAATATGAAGCTGATTTTCTAAATCGTTTTAACACATGCCGTCTTATTGGCCTTAACTTATCAATGCTTGTTCCATTAGAAAAGTGGAATCCTTTTGACTTACTACTGGAGCGAAATAGCTCGTTAACTGTACGACCAGATATTGTTTTTTTATCGCAGGAACCCCAGGTGCCGGTTGTGGGTATTTGTTTAGTCGAGCCGTATCCGGGCGCTTTGGATTCTGTAGCTAACGAAGCAATTAATCGTTTGGTCAACTCCCGCCAAATGGCTGTTGTCTATATAGATACTCGCCTGGATTCAAATAATACTCACCTCCGATCTTCGGCCGAGGTCGAATCCCTGATTGCCCGGGTCGATGTACTTTTAACAACCCGGCTACATGGAACAGTACTTGCACTCAAGAATAATGTTCCAGTACTTGCTATTGATCCAGAAGCCGGAGGAGCTAAAATCGTGGCACAGGCTGAAAAAATAGGCTGGCCAATCGTATTCAAGGCTGACGAACTGGATGATCAGGTATTAGCGAATGCTTTTAATTATTGTTTGACCGATCAGGCACGTAGAAAGGTTCAGGAATGCCGTGATAACTCTATGGTAATGGCTAAAGAAATACAAAACGAGTTTATTTCTGAGTTAACGCATCCCATAGAGCTGGAAATTAAATTTCAAAACCGATTGGCGAATCCAGTCGCGAATAAATGGATGAGTGACCTGTCTGCCAGTTCTCGGATAAAGCCAAATTGGGTAAACAAGCTAAAAAAGAATAGC
- a CDS encoding polysaccharide deacetylase family protein, whose protein sequence is MNVQPLWLRQLRQSISPSVLALMYHRVAEVDFDPWDLCISPAHFEKQLQWLKKTNRVISVNQLVDQLQTGKLTHRGLVLTFDDGYTDNFTVAKPLLEKYELPATFFLTTDSIFNRQPFWWDELQFLIFDTHLLPQTLSIQIADENFLFDLDDESELTQRLMQLQKSWKASSPPPSKRCSLYLSIWKKMRPLLHNDQQKILAYLRNWASSDVQIRPEDSAISLAQLTELIDHPLIDIGAHSLSHPALSDHKEATQRHEIATSKNILEKISHRSITSFAYPYGDYDSRTQKIVREEGFSIAFTTNAVQTRGRSNQYQIGRFPVPNCTGEQLQKQLDQIL, encoded by the coding sequence ATGAACGTTCAGCCCCTTTGGTTGCGTCAGCTCCGGCAATCTATTTCCCCCAGCGTATTGGCACTTATGTACCATCGTGTGGCTGAAGTTGATTTTGACCCCTGGGATTTATGCATTAGCCCTGCTCACTTTGAGAAACAACTACAATGGCTAAAAAAGACCAATCGTGTGATATCAGTTAATCAGTTAGTTGATCAATTACAAACAGGTAAACTCACCCATAGGGGGCTGGTGCTGACTTTTGATGATGGGTATACGGATAATTTTACGGTTGCCAAACCACTGTTGGAAAAATATGAATTGCCAGCTACATTCTTTCTGACAACAGATTCTATTTTCAACAGGCAACCGTTCTGGTGGGATGAATTGCAATTCCTAATCTTTGATACGCACCTTCTACCTCAGACGCTTTCGATACAAATTGCCGATGAAAACTTCCTGTTTGATCTGGACGACGAATCAGAACTGACACAGCGTCTTATGCAACTACAAAAATCATGGAAAGCGAGCAGTCCTCCACCATCAAAGCGATGCAGTTTATATTTAAGCATCTGGAAGAAAATGCGGCCTTTACTTCATAATGACCAGCAAAAAATTTTAGCTTATTTACGAAACTGGGCCAGTTCTGATGTACAAATAAGACCCGAAGATTCAGCCATATCACTAGCACAGCTTACTGAATTGATCGATCATCCGCTTATTGATATAGGTGCTCATTCCTTATCTCATCCGGCACTGTCTGATCATAAGGAAGCTACACAGCGTCACGAAATAGCTACCAGTAAAAATATACTTGAAAAAATAAGCCATCGATCCATAACTTCGTTTGCTTATCCATACGGAGATTATGACAGTCGTACGCAAAAAATAGTGCGTGAAGAAGGATTTTCGATTGCTTTCACGACAAACGCTGTACAAACAAGAGGTCGTAGCAATCAGTATCAAATTGGACGGTTTCCCGTTCCAAACTGCACGGGCGAACAATTACAAAAACAGCTTGATCAAATTTTATAA
- a CDS encoding glycosyltransferase produces the protein MDSLLVSVIIPCYNHGRFLQQAIDSVVRQTYTPIEVIVVDDGSTDTTKTVALRNPQVHYVYQSNQGLSAARNTGISHSMGDYLVFLDADDLLYPHAIAYNVKILLDHPEVAFVSGGHHTVDTELNILNTITRTVLTNHYRNFLRINYIGMHATVMYRRSIFDTVRFDVTLRACEDYDIYLTIAAEHPVLHHTEVLTAYRQHQTNMSSDCLMMLSTVLDVLKRQEKLIHEPEDLEAYQAGIKNWHSNYAMEMYHRLLKKDVFLSNSVKKSYEQLLYKYNARWFYRYQLFTKLMFIKPIAKRVVPNFLFRWAYQAGLFQSYRPKVGSVRLGDLKRLKPISDSFGYDRGGGPVDRYYIENFLHQQANLIRGRVLEIGDNEYTMRFGGTNVSQSDILHVHADAPQATIIGDLTDLPQVDTNTFDCIILTQTLHLIYDFSSAIQTCHRILKPGGMLLLTSPGISPIDHGEWQKTWYWSFNELSLKRILTEHFPADRVTLQTFGNVFVATAFLYGMGQNELTQHQLDMQDSHYPVIITAKVCKPL, from the coding sequence GTGGATTCACTCTTAGTTTCCGTAATTATTCCATGTTATAATCATGGGCGTTTTTTACAACAAGCTATCGATAGTGTTGTCCGGCAAACGTATACCCCAATCGAAGTTATAGTCGTCGATGATGGCTCTACCGATACTACCAAAACGGTTGCCTTGCGGAATCCTCAGGTTCACTATGTATATCAATCAAACCAGGGATTGTCGGCCGCTCGAAACACAGGCATAAGCCACAGCATGGGCGATTATCTCGTTTTTCTGGATGCGGATGATCTCCTCTACCCTCACGCCATTGCTTACAATGTGAAGATATTACTTGATCATCCTGAGGTAGCATTCGTATCAGGAGGGCACCACACTGTTGATACGGAACTGAACATTCTGAATACAATAACAAGGACTGTACTTACCAATCATTATCGAAACTTTCTGAGAATTAATTATATCGGTATGCATGCAACGGTTATGTACCGTCGAAGTATATTTGATACCGTACGTTTTGATGTAACTCTCAGAGCCTGCGAAGATTATGACATATATTTGACCATAGCGGCAGAGCACCCCGTATTACACCATACCGAGGTTTTAACTGCTTATCGGCAACATCAGACCAATATGTCATCTGATTGCCTCATGATGTTATCAACCGTTCTTGACGTACTAAAACGACAGGAAAAACTCATTCATGAACCAGAAGACCTCGAAGCCTATCAGGCTGGTATAAAGAATTGGCATTCCAATTACGCTATGGAGATGTACCATCGACTTCTCAAAAAGGACGTTTTCCTAAGCAATTCAGTCAAAAAAAGCTACGAGCAACTACTCTATAAATATAATGCCAGGTGGTTCTATCGTTATCAATTGTTTACCAAGCTCATGTTTATCAAGCCAATAGCCAAACGCGTTGTGCCTAACTTTCTATTCCGGTGGGCGTATCAGGCGGGTCTTTTTCAAAGTTATCGACCTAAAGTAGGGTCCGTTCGTTTGGGCGACCTCAAGCGGCTCAAACCAATAAGTGACTCTTTTGGCTACGACCGGGGCGGTGGTCCCGTTGATCGTTACTACATCGAAAATTTCCTGCATCAACAAGCCAATTTGATTCGAGGACGCGTACTGGAAATTGGCGACAATGAATACACGATGCGCTTTGGCGGTACGAATGTTAGTCAAAGTGATATTTTACACGTTCATGCCGATGCTCCCCAGGCCACTATCATAGGGGATCTGACAGACCTTCCTCAGGTTGATACGAATACATTCGATTGCATTATCCTGACCCAAACACTGCACTTGATCTATGATTTCAGCAGCGCGATCCAAACCTGCCATCGGATTCTGAAACCAGGTGGTATGCTACTACTAACCTCGCCAGGAATCAGCCCGATTGATCATGGTGAATGGCAAAAAACATGGTACTGGTCGTTCAATGAATTATCGCTGAAACGAATTCTTACAGAGCATTTCCCTGCCGATCGTGTCACGTTGCAAACATTTGGCAACGTATTCGTGGCTACTGCATTTCTATACGGGATGGGTCAAAACGAATTAACTCAGCATCAATTAGATATGCAGGACTCTCACTATCCTGTTATCATTACGGCTAAAGTTTGCAAACCATTATGA
- a CDS encoding ABC transporter ATP-binding protein — protein MSDTIIQLENLSKYYRLGTIGTGSFRQDLQRWWTTSIRRRDDPFFGNPMSPHDPSHLVALDNVSFDIKQGEVWGLIGSNGAGKSTLLKIISRITRPSKGVIRGKGTISSLLEVGTGFHMELTGRENIYISGHMLGMKKVDIQRKFDEIVAFSGIEKFIDTPAKRYSSGMYMRLAFAVAAHLEPDILIVDEVLAVGDAEFQKKCLGKMQEVAHDKGRTILFVSHNMQAVNNLCQKSVWLQHGRVNEIGETRTVVSKFLATLQQNSLHQAWEEPEDAPGNKYVRIKHVELSPQFNSGQTLIDVCTPLKFRFSIWNFAASTQLSLSLQLFTNVGECVFDIPTASLNCNEGVLEGECTIPGNFLNDGAYYLSLRIIKDTSSILFDYQQCLSFEVEDYRENTTWFGKWPGIVRPAFPFTWRQTLVNQVHQ, from the coding sequence ATGTCAGATACGATCATTCAGTTAGAAAATCTTTCAAAATATTACCGTCTCGGCACCATCGGGACTGGCTCGTTCCGGCAGGACCTCCAACGGTGGTGGACAACCAGTATTCGTCGAAGAGACGACCCATTTTTTGGAAATCCAATGTCACCCCATGACCCATCTCACCTAGTCGCATTAGATAATGTCAGTTTCGATATTAAGCAAGGTGAAGTCTGGGGTTTAATTGGTTCGAATGGAGCTGGCAAATCGACATTATTGAAAATTATTTCCCGAATTACCCGACCGAGCAAAGGTGTTATTCGTGGCAAAGGGACAATAAGCAGTCTGCTGGAAGTTGGAACAGGCTTTCATATGGAGTTAACCGGACGCGAAAATATCTACATTAGCGGCCATATGCTGGGAATGAAAAAAGTCGATATCCAGCGAAAGTTTGATGAAATTGTTGCCTTCTCAGGTATTGAAAAGTTTATTGATACGCCAGCAAAGCGTTACTCATCAGGTATGTATATGCGTTTGGCATTTGCGGTAGCGGCTCACCTCGAACCTGATATTCTAATTGTTGATGAGGTTCTGGCCGTTGGTGATGCTGAATTTCAGAAAAAGTGCCTGGGCAAGATGCAGGAAGTTGCACACGATAAAGGACGAACAATTCTATTTGTTAGCCATAACATGCAGGCAGTCAATAATTTATGCCAAAAATCGGTATGGTTACAGCACGGGCGAGTGAACGAGATTGGGGAAACACGTACCGTTGTCAGTAAATTTTTAGCTACCCTTCAGCAGAATAGTCTGCATCAGGCCTGGGAGGAGCCGGAAGATGCGCCGGGCAACAAATACGTCCGTATTAAACACGTTGAACTGTCTCCTCAGTTCAATAGTGGGCAAACCCTGATCGATGTCTGTACGCCACTGAAATTCAGGTTTTCTATCTGGAATTTTGCGGCATCAACACAATTGAGCCTATCCTTACAGTTGTTTACCAATGTTGGCGAATGCGTTTTTGATATTCCTACGGCGAGTCTCAACTGTAACGAAGGAGTCCTGGAAGGCGAATGTACCATTCCGGGAAACTTCCTGAATGATGGAGCCTACTATTTATCACTCCGGATCATAAAAGATACGAGTTCCATTTTATTCGACTATCAGCAATGTTTATCGTTTGAGGTAGAAGATTATCGGGAAAACACAACATGGTTTGGCAAATGGCCGGGTATAGTTCGTCCGGCATTTCCATTCACCTGGCGGCAGACGTTAGTCAATCAAGTACACCAATAA
- a CDS encoding ABC transporter permease translates to MKSNSKTEEWEWELTSETSWWDWNLKEVWAYRNLWLRLIRKDFLLNHQQTLLGPLWILFQPVLTLFTYVLVFNKLVGISTGSIPPVLFYLIGIALWTFFSESFIAISFTFTHYESIFQKVYFPRLIVPLSLVSANIIRLFLQLFLLFILILVYWFIYNTPIVISWWLLLLPFAIAIIGINGLSAGLLFAVLTAQYRDLINIVNVGIRLMMFITPVIYPVTIVPAKLRLLMELNPLSSLFELSRFCIFNEGTFTTAQLLYSISITLLLFVGSMMLFHKRVDKLMDVV, encoded by the coding sequence ATGAAGAGTAATTCCAAAACAGAAGAGTGGGAATGGGAGCTTACCAGTGAAACCAGTTGGTGGGATTGGAACCTAAAAGAAGTATGGGCTTACCGTAATCTGTGGCTCCGTTTGATCAGGAAAGATTTTCTACTCAATCACCAGCAAACCCTGCTTGGACCGTTATGGATACTTTTTCAGCCTGTTCTGACTCTATTTACGTATGTGCTGGTTTTTAATAAACTGGTTGGTATTTCTACGGGGAGTATACCACCGGTATTATTTTACCTGATCGGTATTGCCTTATGGACATTCTTTAGTGAAAGCTTTATTGCTATTTCCTTTACTTTCACACACTATGAATCCATTTTCCAGAAAGTATACTTCCCACGACTTATTGTTCCATTATCGCTAGTAAGCGCCAACATCATACGGCTTTTTTTACAACTATTTCTCCTATTTATACTAATTTTAGTTTATTGGTTTATTTATAATACACCCATCGTTATAAGTTGGTGGCTACTTTTACTTCCGTTTGCGATAGCCATAATTGGTATTAATGGCCTGTCAGCTGGCTTATTGTTTGCCGTATTGACAGCTCAATACCGGGATTTGATCAATATTGTGAATGTGGGCATTCGCTTAATGATGTTCATTACACCTGTTATCTATCCAGTAACCATTGTTCCAGCCAAGTTAAGACTGCTTATGGAACTAAACCCATTGTCTTCCTTATTCGAACTGAGTCGGTTCTGTATTTTTAACGAAGGGACATTTACGACTGCTCAATTACTCTATAGTATTTCCATCACGCTGCTTTTATTCGTTGGGTCTATGATGCTTTTTCATAAACGGGTCGACAAGTTGATGGACGTTGTATAA
- a CDS encoding amidohydrolase: MPAILLAQAKKAKPAVDKVERLKQEAMAAIDQRKDQAQQINDMLFSFAELGFQEVESFKYLTSILEKEGFTVQKGIAGMPTAWIATWGSGKPVIAIGSDVDCIPKASQKPGVAYKDPIVEGAPGHGEGHNSGQALNIVAALTVKQLMEKNKMSGTLMLWPGVAEELLGAKAFYVRDGYFKDVDACIFTHVADNLSVSYGDVGYNGMISVKFTFEGQAAHAAGAPWRGRSALDAVELMNIGWNYRREHLELTQRSHYVIADGGDQPNVVPSKASVWYYFRERSYPKIKALFEKGIKIAEGAALMTDTKFTYEILGSAWPGHFNKPIASTMYENIKRVGLPTWSPEDQLLAKATQKELQSPKREGLAIKLDTIGTPIPTGPTLMMGGQSMVPLTGGSDDISDISWAVPTVVLLYPSNIPGLPGHHWSDAISMATPIAHKGVVAGAKAEAMTLLDMLMKPEIIQQAKAYYTDEQTKETKYQPLISSKEIPAIYLNQKIMAEFKPKLEKYYYDPSKYKSYLEQLGIKYPTLRDDQRAEFEKKPESKGK, from the coding sequence ATGCCTGCTATACTACTGGCACAAGCCAAAAAGGCAAAACCAGCTGTCGATAAAGTTGAGCGACTCAAGCAGGAGGCAATGGCTGCTATTGATCAGCGCAAGGATCAGGCGCAACAGATCAATGATATGCTGTTCAGCTTCGCGGAACTGGGTTTTCAGGAGGTTGAATCCTTTAAATACCTGACTTCCATCCTCGAAAAAGAAGGCTTCACCGTTCAGAAAGGCATTGCCGGTATGCCAACGGCCTGGATTGCAACCTGGGGTTCGGGCAAACCCGTCATTGCCATTGGCTCTGATGTGGATTGCATACCCAAAGCCAGCCAGAAACCGGGGGTAGCTTACAAAGACCCAATTGTAGAAGGTGCTCCCGGTCATGGCGAAGGTCACAATTCGGGACAGGCGCTCAATATTGTGGCCGCTTTGACGGTGAAACAGTTGATGGAGAAAAACAAAATGTCTGGCACGTTGATGCTCTGGCCCGGCGTTGCCGAGGAATTACTGGGTGCTAAAGCCTTCTACGTTCGTGATGGCTACTTCAAGGATGTCGATGCCTGCATTTTCACCCACGTTGCCGATAACCTGAGCGTATCCTACGGCGACGTAGGGTATAATGGCATGATCTCGGTCAAGTTTACCTTTGAAGGTCAGGCTGCTCACGCGGCTGGTGCTCCCTGGCGAGGTCGCAGCGCACTGGATGCTGTAGAATTGATGAACATCGGCTGGAACTATCGGCGTGAGCATCTCGAACTAACCCAACGCTCTCATTACGTCATTGCTGACGGTGGCGATCAACCCAACGTGGTTCCTTCCAAAGCGTCGGTCTGGTATTACTTTCGCGAACGATCTTACCCTAAAATCAAGGCGCTATTTGAAAAAGGGATCAAAATTGCGGAAGGTGCCGCCCTGATGACTGATACAAAATTCACCTATGAAATTCTAGGGTCGGCATGGCCCGGACATTTTAATAAGCCCATAGCCTCAACGATGTATGAAAACATTAAGCGGGTTGGTTTGCCAACCTGGTCGCCCGAGGACCAGTTGCTGGCAAAAGCGACCCAAAAGGAACTCCAGTCGCCCAAACGGGAAGGGCTGGCCATCAAGCTGGATACAATCGGAACGCCAATTCCAACTGGCCCAACGCTTATGATGGGTGGTCAATCCATGGTTCCTCTAACGGGTGGTTCCGACGATATTTCGGACATTTCCTGGGCAGTTCCAACGGTGGTGCTTCTTTATCCATCCAATATTCCGGGGCTGCCGGGCCACCATTGGTCAGATGCTATTTCTATGGCTACTCCCATTGCGCACAAAGGTGTGGTGGCTGGGGCAAAAGCCGAGGCCATGACGCTTCTGGACATGCTCATGAAACCAGAAATCATTCAGCAGGCCAAGGCATACTACACCGACGAGCAAACAAAAGAAACGAAATACCAACCGCTGATTTCGTCAAAAGAAATACCGGCCATTTACCTGAATCAGAAAATAATGGCTGAATTCAAGCCTAAACTGGAGAAATATTACTACGACCCAAGCAAGTACAAAAGCTATCTGGAACAGTTGGGCATCAAGTATCCAACCCTCCGCGACGATCAGCGGGCAGAGTTTGAGAAGAAGCCAGAAAGCAAAGGGAAGTAA